The following proteins are co-located in the Pseudomonas cavernae genome:
- a CDS encoding NAD(P)/FAD-dependent oxidoreductase → MKFPEVEQRQVVVIGAGPSGAIAAALLKRQGHDVLVLERQRFPRFSIGESLLSHCLDFVEEAGMLDAVRAAGFQTKHGAAFAWGERYSEFDFRDKFTAGQGSTFQVLRADFDKLLADQAALQGVEIRYEEEIVSADFSGDCPRLGVRRLADGHEYQVECTFVLDGSGYGRVLPRLLDLDQPSDFPVRQALFTHVEDRIAADAGFDREKILVTTHPTLRDVWFWTIPFSNGRCSLGVVADAQRYAGRGSDLDACLQQFVAETPSLSRVLGNALWDTPVRALGGYAANVKRLHGPGFALLGNAAEFLDPVFSSGVTIAMRSASMAAGLLHRQLGGEAVDWEAEFAVPLKRGVDAFRAYVEGWYDGTFQDVIYYQNASPDIRRMICSILAGYAWDERNPYVAEPKRRLRVLAELCAQPA, encoded by the coding sequence ATGAAGTTTCCTGAAGTCGAACAGCGCCAGGTCGTGGTGATCGGCGCCGGCCCGTCCGGCGCCATCGCCGCCGCCCTGCTCAAGCGCCAGGGCCACGACGTGCTGGTGCTGGAACGCCAGCGCTTCCCGCGCTTCTCCATCGGCGAGAGCCTGCTGTCGCACTGCCTGGACTTCGTCGAGGAGGCGGGCATGCTCGACGCGGTCCGCGCCGCCGGCTTCCAGACCAAGCACGGTGCGGCTTTCGCCTGGGGCGAGCGCTATAGCGAGTTCGACTTCCGCGACAAGTTCACCGCCGGCCAGGGCTCGACCTTCCAGGTGCTGCGTGCCGACTTCGACAAGCTGCTGGCCGACCAGGCCGCGCTGCAGGGCGTGGAAATCCGCTACGAGGAAGAAATCGTCAGCGCCGACTTCAGCGGCGACTGCCCGCGCCTCGGCGTGCGCCGCCTGGCCGACGGCCACGAGTACCAGGTCGAGTGCACCTTCGTCCTCGACGGCAGCGGCTACGGCCGCGTGCTGCCGCGCCTGCTCGACCTCGACCAGCCGTCCGACTTCCCGGTGCGCCAGGCGCTGTTCACCCATGTCGAGGACCGCATCGCCGCGGACGCCGGCTTCGACCGCGAGAAGATCCTGGTCACCACCCATCCGACCCTGCGCGACGTGTGGTTCTGGACCATCCCGTTCAGCAACGGCCGCTGCTCGCTCGGCGTGGTCGCCGACGCGCAGCGCTACGCCGGCCGTGGCAGCGACCTGGACGCCTGTCTGCAGCAGTTCGTCGCGGAAACGCCGAGCCTGTCGCGGGTACTCGGCAACGCGCTGTGGGACACCCCGGTGCGCGCCCTCGGCGGCTACGCGGCCAACGTCAAGCGCCTGCACGGGCCGGGCTTCGCGCTGCTCGGCAACGCCGCGGAATTCCTCGACCCGGTGTTCTCCTCCGGGGTGACCATCGCCATGCGCTCGGCGAGCATGGCCGCCGGCCTGCTGCACCGTCAGCTCGGCGGTGAGGCGGTGGACTGGGAGGCGGAATTCGCCGTGCCGCTCAAGCGCGGCGTCGATGCGTTTCGCGCCTACGTCGAGGGTTGGTACGACGGTACCTTCCAGGACGTGATCTATTACCAGAACGCCTCGCCGGATATCCGCCGGATGATCTGCTCGATCCTCGCCGGCTACGCCTGGGACGAGCGCAACCCCTACGTCGCCGAGCCCAAGCGACGCCTGCGGGTACTCGCCGAACTCTGCGCCCAGCCCGCCTGA